CTCCATTTGCCTTCCTGGATGGCGGAGAACATTTCCAGGGAGAAGGTGGAGAAGGTGGTAAGGGCGCCACAAAGACCGGTAATGGCGAACAATCGCCATTCGGGTGCGAGGGAGCTGCCGTGTACGAAATAGCCGATCAGCAGGCCGACGAGCCAGCCGCCCGAGAGGTTTGCCACCAGGGTGCCGTAGGGGATAGCGTGATAACTGCTGTTGAGCCAGAGGCCCAGGGCCCATCTCAGGTTAGCGCCTATAACAGCTCCGGCGCTTACGGCCAGGATTGATAGCCACATGCTTCTGATTTACCTCATATTTGGGTGCTCGCCGGGCGTTGCCATCCCTTCCCGGGATGCGCTACGAGCACATCCATGTGCGCTTGAGTGAAGCCGTCCTT
Above is a genomic segment from Marinobacter panjinensis containing:
- the crcB gene encoding fluoride efflux transporter CrcB — its product is MWLSILAVSAGAVIGANLRWALGLWLNSSYHAIPYGTLVANLSGGWLVGLLIGYFVHGSSLAPEWRLFAITGLCGALTTFSTFSLEMFSAIQEGKWSMALAGILAHVVGSILMTALGIYTFGLVRG